GATATCTGTCAAAGAAATTGAGGACAGTACCTTGAAATATGTCTCCTGCACCGAATGCCTGTGATGTTGAAAGAACATTACATAGGCATTAACAGGTTTTTTGGGGGCATTTGGATCTTTCAATtccatttttgctttttttctgcTCGGAGTTTGAGTTTCGGTCCCACTTTTAGGTCGCTTTGTACTTACGAGCTGCTTCATCGCGTTCAATATAGCCTTGTTTCCCTAAACGATGAGAATTGCGAAGTGAGATGATGAGCAATTATTCCAGATCATAAATATTCACAAGCTAATAGGACTAACTTACATAGTCATTGTTCTACTAGCCATACTGTAAAGATGAACTAGTTGTTACGCCCACCTCTTGGTTCTCATAAGGTAAGGCTGCTGGTGCCTCTCTGTAATTGTCTCCGTGTTGATCTAGCCTCTGCATCAAAAATGCTTTTTCCTTCTTGTACTGTTTAAGAATACTGCCAACTGAATGGAGACGATGAAGAAGTCGCTCATTTCTCTAAATTGATGTAAAGGAAACTTAATTCTTGACaagtaaataaaaatgaacTAGTTTAAATGGCGTGGTTATGTGAAGCCTACTTGCCTGTTCAAGCTTTTCACATTGTTTTTTCAAATGAATATAGCGTAGTTCATATGCTTCATTTTCCCGCTTGTTAAGTTTGCTGGATTCTTTATTTTTTCCTTTGCCTGTCTTCATTCTGCTTAGTTTTCTGTAAATATTGAATCCAAATAATTCTGATAGAGCAAGTAAGAGCTGTCAGTCAAATAATGCGCTGATATTAGaccaaaaactaaaaattaagtGCCATGCTATGAGACATGTTTGCCTCACAAATGTCGGATTTTGCTCAGAAAGAATTATCCAGACTAAAAACACTCCAAATCAAACACAGCCTTGTCAACATGTGGCAGACTAAGTATGcttaaaaaactatttcatGACGTTTTTCAACAAACCTAACTGTCTCATTTAATACTAATGAACTAGATTTGGCTAAGTAGCAAAATTTTGCTCCaataatttcttttatttaaaatcGAATCAGTTATCGAATCGACTAATTTGACTAAAATCAGACTGCCGATGCATGTCAAACAATATCTAATAAACCAAATTATTGACCTAGCGTGCACAATTCAAGTCCTGAACCACTAAACAGTGGCTTAAGAACATTTGAAAAATCATTGACCATCTAAAAAGCAAGCTAGATGTTTAAGATGTCTAGGTCGTCATTAattcttttttaatttcattatttGATAAAACAAAGATGTTATAACAATTCATACGTCATTAAGATGTGATTAGAACATATTTTTTAAGATTTAactataaattaaattaaacaaaaagtcATCATTATGTAACAATGGGAATATCAAAATTTGTGAGTTTAGGACATCAAatggttaaaattgaaaacaacTTCCCTGAGGATTTCTGACTGCCATTTGCAATGGATACTTTTTATCCATGCTTCTATTGTCTAAAAATAGCATGAGCACAACAAAATAGTTTATAAAAATGGTCTCAAATTATTTAGCATTATTGTAATAGAAACATTACTTAGTCGGTGACAGCTTGTAAAGGATAAATGAGTCCGAGGCTAAAATTGCTGTAGCCAACAGTTTTTTCTGAAGAGCGGACACAACTCAAAGTTTGACAATTGTAACCTTGATGAGGCATAATATACTGTTTAGCAGCAGCATTTTGCTACCATGCATCGACTACAGGAAATCAGTATACACACAGCATCAAATGCTTTTGTTATTTGCCTAAGCGGGTGTACAGTTGAACTGTGCAATTTCCTCAGATAAGTTTGTGGTTTTCCTATGTAGAGATACATGGTGTATAGAGTTAATGGTTTTAACGGTTGTCTCCCTGTACTAATGGATGCTAGAataaatttctagttataataTACTCTATAATAGAAAAAGTAATTTAATAGCTGCCTTAGCTTTTTACAAAGGAAaaaga
Above is a window of Watersipora subatra chromosome 3, tzWatSuba1.1, whole genome shotgun sequence DNA encoding:
- the LOC137390149 gene encoding uncharacterized protein; the encoded protein is MKTGKGKNKESSKLNKRENEAYELRYIHLKKQCEKLEQRNERLLHRLHSVGSILKQYKKEKAFLMQRLDQHGDNYREAPAALPYENQEGNKAILNAMKQLVSTKRPKSGTETQTPSRKKAKMELKDPNAPKKPVNAYVMFFQHHRHSVQETYFKDHKTEIGNHELTRIVGQQWNKLSTEEKQVFYNLYEKDKERYQKELTKYESSKDGEVKDSETPDLAKESPSKKGVV